The Natronoarchaeum philippinense genome includes the window TGCCATCGCGATCCTGCTGTTCCTGCTGGCGTTGGGCATCATCACACCGTACCTCTACTACCAGTACAAGCAGGGAACGATATGACTACAGAAACGACAACTGCGGCCGACGAGACGGAGCAGACGCTGTTCGACCAGATCAGCTTCTACCGCGTGGCGCTGTACGCGGTGCTGATCGGGATGATCGGGTTCTTCTTGGCCCCGATCGAGGCGGGGCTGGTCACCTCATTCAAGACGATCGACGCGGTCACGCGAACCGCTTCCTACGCCCCGCCGGGGCCGGAGGGGTTCACGCTCCAGAAGTGGCAGACTGCCTTCGACACGCTGCTTCGCGGACTGATCAACAGCTTCATCTTCGCAGCGCCGGCGACGATCATCTCGGCGCTGCTGGGTAGCATGGCAGCATACGGCCTGACCCAGATCGACTGGCGCGGTCAGATCCCGATTCTGGCCCTGTTCATCGCAGGCATCTTCATCCCCTATCAGGCGGTGCTGGTGCCGCTGTCGAAGATCTGGAGCACCTACATCCCGCTGTCGGATCTGCTGTGGCCGCTCTGGGCGATCACGGGCGTCTCGAGTTCATACGGCGATCTGATGGCGCTTTCGTTCTCCCACATCGCCTACGGCATCCCGATCTGTATGCTGCTGTTCAGATCGTACTACAAGTCGATGTCGGACGACATCGTCGAGGCGGCGCGCCTTGACGGTGCGAGCGTCCGGAAGATCTACCAGCGGATCGTCTTGCCCCTGTCGAAGCCGATGTTCGCGGTCGTCCTGATCTACCAGTTCACGCAGATCTGGAACGACCTGCTGTTTGCGCTAATCTTGCTGACCACGTCGAGCAATCCGGCGGCGCCGGTCACGCTGATTCTGGCTGGCCTCGGCGAGGCCCAACAGGGGACCGACTTCGCGCTCCGAATGGCGGGCGCGCTGCTGACTGCGCTCCCGACGCTGATCATCTACATCCTGTTCGGCGAAGAGTTCGCCAAGGGGGTAGCGACGTAACAATGACAACGACAACTATCGAACGGAGGTACAACGATGGCTGATCTCACCCTCGACAACGTAACGAAAGTGTTCACCGACGACGACGGCTCGGACATCGTCGCGGTCGACAACGTGTCGATCGACATCGACGACGGCGAGTTCCTCGTGCTGGTCGGCCCCTCGGGCTGTGGCAAATCGACGACCCTGCGGATGGTCGCGGGGCTCGAAACGATCACGAGCGGCGACATCCAACTCGGCGACACGAGCCTGACCGGCAAGGACCCACAGGACCGGGACATTGCGATGGTGTTCCAGTCCTACGCGCTGTACCCGCACATGACCGTCCGGACGAACATGAGCTTCGGGCTCCAAGAGTCGACCGACCTCCCCGACGACGAGATCGACACCCGCGTCGAGGAGACCGCCGAGATGATGGGCATCGGCGACCTGCTCGATCGCAAGCCCGGCGAGCTGTCCGGCGGCCAGCAACAGCGCGTCGCGCTCGGCCGAGCGATCGTCCGGGACCCCGAAGTGTTCCTGATGGACGAGCCACTCAGCAATCTCGACGCCAAGCTCCGGTCGAGCATGCGCACGGAACTCCAGCGCCTGCAGGAGGATCTGGGCGTGACGACGATCTACGTCACCCACGACCAGACCGAAGCGATGACGATGGCCGACAAGATCGCCATCCTCAACGACGGCAAGCTCCAGCAGGTCGGCACGCCGCTGGAGTGTTACCACGAGCCGGCGAACCTGTTCGTCGCCGGGTTCATCGGCGAGCCGTCGATGAACTTCTTCGATGTCGAACGGGTCGGCGAGAAACTCGTCCACGACAACTTCGAGTACGAACTCTCCGACGAGACTGCCAATGCCGTCGCCGAGGCGAACGAGCTTGTGCTCGGGATCCGTCCCGAAGACATCGAGCTTCGGACGGAGGTAGAGGGCGTCCACGACTTCGAGACGACCGTCGACGTGATCGAACCGATGGGCGACGAGAACAACGTCTACCTGACGTTCGACGGCGCGAGCGACGACGAGACGTTCGTCGCCAACATCAGCGGGATGCAACACGTCGAGTCCGGGCAGCCGATCGTCGCGCACATTCCCGAAGTGGCGATCCACGTCTTCGAACGCAGGTCGGGTAACGCGCTACGCAATCGCACGCTCGACAACGTCGAAGAGCTCCACGTCCAGCTGTAGCGGCTGCGGTCAGTTCGGTCCTTTTTTGAGCCGCGTTCGCCGCTCAGGTCCAGCGGTCGAGTCCGGTCTGAGCGACGGCGTCCTCGATCCGCTCGAAGCCGCGACCGACCTCGTCGGCGTCGACGCCCCACTCCTCACAGACGTACCGGCGCGCGGCGCCGATGTCGGGTTCGGGCTCGGCGTCGAACGCGTAGTCGTCGTCGACCGGCGGGTCGAGAAACAGCGAGCGCAGCCGATCGGCGTGCTCGACGTGAGCGTCTTTGGCCTCCAGCGCGCCCCAGAGGTCGCCGTGGTCTTTGACCAGCGAGACGGCCGTTTTCGGTCCGACGCCGTCGACGCCGGGGTTGAAGTCAGTCCCACAGAGGATGCCGACATCGACGAGCTGCTCCCACGTCAGATCGTGGTTCGCCAGCGTCGCCTCGAAGTCCATCCGTTCGGGGTCGCCGGAGCTGGTGAGTTGGCGGAGCGTCACCGGTGCGCCAAAGAGCAGGGCGTCGTAGTCCTCCGTGCCGACGTAGTCGACGGCGCCGTCACGAGCCATGTGTGCCGCCTGCGCTTCCCCCTCGGCCGGCGCCTCGACGATCGGCACGTCGAGCAGTTCGAGCAGTTCGCGCGAGGTCTCGTGGATCGTCTCGGTCAGTCGCTGGGTCTGGGAGTCCAGCCGCGCGATTGCGACCTCGTCGCCGCGCTCTCTCGCGTCCTCTAACTTCTCCTCCCGGCGTTCGCGGGCTTCGCGGCGCGACTCGATCTCGTCGCTTTTGAGGTCCGTGGGGGTGCCGTCGAACACGAACACCGGCGAGAGGTCGTGCTCGAAGAACTTCGGGAGCCCCTGTACGATCCCGATCAGGTTCGCCACCTCGACTCCGTCGTCGGTGGTGTAGGCATCGTCGGCGGTGAACTTCACCGTCGTCGTCAGATATCGGTACAGCCAGTTGTGCGCGTCGACGGCGACGGTCCGCCCGTCTAACTCGTCGAACGCCACCGTTTCGAGCGCGGCGAGATCACGGAGCGCTGCGTTACCCATTGGCCCGTGCTACGGGCCACGTGGCTTTCAAGATGGCTGTTCGACGCCGACGCCGCCGCTGGGCCGCGCTCAGCTGTCGTCGAGGTCGATAGTATCGGGCGGCGCGGCGTCGAGCCGCGCGGCCAAAAAGTCGCGCTCGGCGTCGGCCAGCCCGTCGCGCTCGCGGTATTCTGCGAGGCCGTCCTGATACTGGCCGACAGAATCCTCGGCGGCGTGACGCGCCAGCGCGGCCGGTCGGGGATGTTCCATGACGAGTTCGGCGATTCCGGTCTGCTCGCCGGTGTACCCGAAGCCGGCCTTCCACGCGGCCTCGTAGGCGAATGGGTTGTTCACGGCGATGCGAACGCGCTCGTAGCCGCGGTCGATGGCCCGCTCGACCGTTCGCCCGAGTAGCTGGGGGCCGAGCCCGTCGCCGCGCCGATCCGCGCGGACGCTGACGTAGCGAAGCCACAGCGTCGAGGGATCGGTCCGGTCCTCGTTGAACGCGACGGCCGCGAGGACGGCATCGGAGTCGTCGTCGCGGCGGTC containing:
- a CDS encoding carbohydrate ABC transporter permease yields the protein MTTETTTAADETEQTLFDQISFYRVALYAVLIGMIGFFLAPIEAGLVTSFKTIDAVTRTASYAPPGPEGFTLQKWQTAFDTLLRGLINSFIFAAPATIISALLGSMAAYGLTQIDWRGQIPILALFIAGIFIPYQAVLVPLSKIWSTYIPLSDLLWPLWAITGVSSSYGDLMALSFSHIAYGIPICMLLFRSYYKSMSDDIVEAARLDGASVRKIYQRIVLPLSKPMFAVVLIYQFTQIWNDLLFALILLTTSSNPAAPVTLILAGLGEAQQGTDFALRMAGALLTALPTLIIYILFGEEFAKGVAT
- a CDS encoding ABC transporter ATP-binding protein, which encodes MADLTLDNVTKVFTDDDGSDIVAVDNVSIDIDDGEFLVLVGPSGCGKSTTLRMVAGLETITSGDIQLGDTSLTGKDPQDRDIAMVFQSYALYPHMTVRTNMSFGLQESTDLPDDEIDTRVEETAEMMGIGDLLDRKPGELSGGQQQRVALGRAIVRDPEVFLMDEPLSNLDAKLRSSMRTELQRLQEDLGVTTIYVTHDQTEAMTMADKIAILNDGKLQQVGTPLECYHEPANLFVAGFIGEPSMNFFDVERVGEKLVHDNFEYELSDETANAVAEANELVLGIRPEDIELRTEVEGVHDFETTVDVIEPMGDENNVYLTFDGASDDETFVANISGMQHVESGQPIVAHIPEVAIHVFERRSGNALRNRTLDNVEELHVQL
- the fen gene encoding flap endonuclease-1, whose translation is MGNAALRDLAALETVAFDELDGRTVAVDAHNWLYRYLTTTVKFTADDAYTTDDGVEVANLIGIVQGLPKFFEHDLSPVFVFDGTPTDLKSDEIESRREARERREEKLEDARERGDEVAIARLDSQTQRLTETIHETSRELLELLDVPIVEAPAEGEAQAAHMARDGAVDYVGTEDYDALLFGAPVTLRQLTSSGDPERMDFEATLANHDLTWEQLVDVGILCGTDFNPGVDGVGPKTAVSLVKDHGDLWGALEAKDAHVEHADRLRSLFLDPPVDDDYAFDAEPEPDIGAARRYVCEEWGVDADEVGRGFERIEDAVAQTGLDRWT
- a CDS encoding GNAT family N-acetyltransferase, whose product is MEFEVLGWPADGPTLSLDHERFSYAGKFVMSSTGKAVLLTDAAAAARDGPSASTSEEDDAPKLTDDRRDDDSDAVLAAVAFNEDRTDPSTLWLRYVSVRADRRGDGLGPQLLGRTVERAIDRGYERVRIAVNNPFAYEAAWKAGFGYTGEQTGIAELVMEHPRPAALARHAAEDSVGQYQDGLAEYRERDGLADAERDFLAARLDAAPPDTIDLDDS